From Pleuronectes platessa chromosome 17, fPlePla1.1, whole genome shotgun sequence, one genomic window encodes:
- the dpf3 gene encoding zinc finger protein DPF3 isoform X3 codes for MATVIQNPLKSLGDQFYREAIEHCRSYNARLCAERSVRMPFLDSQTGVAQNNCYIWMEKRHRQPGQAAGQMYTYPARCWRKKRRLHPPLDPQLRLCELRLEAELAPKREVPPGEATALEALLRGDSLLEKKNSICKEEETLLEIQRVLDADENGDGFNDEDDFELDTPKRKNRNRGKNRSSRRRTDPVNTDDQDKPFVCDNRHKQKHNSKKAEEVCGKRYKNRPGLSYHYTHTHLAEEEGEEEKEPEMSPSPPRNADNHKPQKAADGSIIPNDYCDFCLGDQDSNRKTGQAEELVSCSDCGRSAGRGGAKKDGRKMSALEELFGTASDSEASTFHGFEETELEDILLSEDDDDDEDAVADS; via the exons GCTCGGTGACCAGTTCTATAGGGAGGCCATTGAACACTGTCGCAGCTACAATGCCCGACTGTGTGCCGAGCGCAGTGTGCGCATGCCCTTCCTGGACTCGCAAACGGGCGTTGCACAGAACAACTGCTACATCTGGATGGAGAAGCGCCACCGCCAGCCAG GCCAAGCAGCGGGACAGATGTATACCTACCCCGCTCGATGCTGGAGAAAGAAGAGGCGACTCCACCCTCCTCTGGATCCCCAGCTCCGCCTGTGTGAGCTTCGACTAG AAGCTGAGCTTGCCCCAAAGCGGGAGGTGCCCCCGGGGGAGGCCACAGCCTTGGAGGCCCTCCTCAGGGGGGACAGCCTGCTGGAGAAAAAGAACAGCATCtgtaaggaggaggagacgttgcTGGAAATACAG AGAGTACTGGATGCGGACGAGAATGGGGACGGTTTCAATGATGAGGACGACTTCGAACTGGACACTCcaaagagaaagaacagaaacagaGGCAAA aaCAGATCAAGTCGCAGGAGAACAGATCCCGTCAACACCGACGACCAGGACAAACCTTTCGTCTGTGACA AtagacacaaacaaaagcatAACTCAAAAAAGGCTGAAGAAG TCTGTGGGAAGCGCTACAAGAACCGGCCCGGCCTGAGCTACCACTACACCCACACTCAcctggcagaggaggagggcgaggaggagaaagaaccaGAGATGAGCCCATCTCCTCCACGGAACGCAGACAACCACAAAC CTCAGAAGGCCGCAGACGGTTCCATCATCCCAAACGACTACTGCGACTTCTGCCTGGGAGACCAGGACTCCAACAGAAAGACGGGCCAGGCCGAGGAGCTGGTGTCCTGCTCTGACTGTGGACGCTCCG ctggaagaggaggagcgaaGAAGGACGGGAGGAAGATGAGTGCTCTCGAAGAATTGTTCGGCACGGCGTCAGACAGCGAGGCCTCCACTTTTCATGGCTTTGAAGAAACAGAGCTGGAAGACATTTTGTTAtcagaagatgatgatgatgatgaagatgctgTGGCTGACAGCTGA
- the LOC128459962 gene encoding protein LEG1 homolog: MQRLTALGLLLACAASLGSSAVILENGMPILWSHTAGQLTDLPVENGVLTPDPWHFLHRMSLYRLLIAATDPFMGCMGTNATDSPFWGLPLQLGWMLTSGRLGDPTGASTCGLQTGDTMCISTQSWWACQNYFVSALPFLSAAQQGLMGPGLQVKMQMPEGVEDLCTTYADCSARFPEVMPKWDAFFQGLKSASESPLPDLEKKDALLGLYWAAQMASSHASAVCNARQSHYSSTEVYFAQCWLNAAEYVSAAYFQSNLERSAVFMNPLPGRILQVTDVAPNIPDLSDEENHTLSVFSWMQNINNLLGGSLVRMWGKAMCSMNTREKGKEMLEQVLLNPGYATTSFLSIVTGMATGC, from the exons ATGCAGCGTCTGACGGCCCTCGGCCTCCTCCTGGCGTGCGCCGCGTCCCTCGGCAGCTCCGCCGTCATCTTGGAAAATGGCATGCCCATCCTGTGGTCGCACACTGCCGGCCAACTCACAGACCTGCCGGTAGAGAATGGCgtcctgacccctgacccctggcACTTTCTTCACCGTATGAGCCTTTATCGCCTGCTGATTGCTGCTACAGACCCGTTTATGGGATGCATGGGGACAAACGCGACCGACAGCCCTTTTTGGGGACTGCCATTGCAGCTTGGATGGATGCTCACGTCAG GGCGTCTGGGAGACCCGACCGGCGCTTCAACCTGCGGCCTGCAAACAGGAGATACCATGTGCATCTCTACTCAGAGCTGGTGGGCCT GTCAGAACTACTTTGTCTCAGCACTGcccttcctctctgctgcacagcAAGGCCTTATGGGACCTGGACTACAG GTCAAGATGCAGATGCCTGAGGGGGTCGAGGACCTTTGCACCACCTATGCCGACTGCTCAGCTCGCTTCCCTGAGGTCATGCCCAAGTGGGATGCCTTTTTCCAG ggtCTCAAGTCTGCGTCCGAGTCTCCTCTGCCCGACCTTGAGAAGAAAGACGCTCTGCTCGGTCTCTACTGGGCGGCCCAAATGGCTTCATCTCATGCCTCTGCAGTTTGTAATGCCAG GCAGAGCCACTACTCCTCCACGGAGGTGTATTTCGCTCAGTGCTGGCTCAACGCAGCAGAGTACGTATCAGCGGCATATTTCCAGTCCAATTTGGAAAGATCGGCCGTGTTCATGAACCCTCTGCCAGGTCGAATTCTACAG gTCACCGACGTTGCACCTAACATCCCCGATCTGTCTGATGAGGAGAACCACACCCTGTCTGTGTTCTCCTGGATGCAGAACATCAACAATCTTCTCG GGGGTTCACTGGTGCGCATGTGGGGAAAGGCCATGTGCTCGATGAACACAAGAGAGAAAGGCAAAGAGATGCTGGAGCAGGTCCTCCTGAATCCCGGCTACGCCACCACCTCCTTCCTGTCCATCGTCACCGGGATGGCGACCGGTTGCTGA
- the dpf3 gene encoding zinc finger protein DPF3 isoform X1, whose product MATVIQNPLKSLGDQFYREAIEHCRSYNARLCAERSVRMPFLDSQTGVAQNNCYIWMEKRHRQPGQAAGQMYTYPARCWRKKRRLHPPLDPQLRLCELRLEAELAPKREVPPGEATALEALLRGDSLLEKKNSICKEEETLLEIQRVLDADENGDGFNDEDDFELDTPKRKNRNRGKNRSSRRRTDPVNTDDQDKPFVCDNRHKQKHNSKKAEEVCGKRYKNRPGLSYHYTHTHLAEEEGEEEKEPEMSPSPPRNADNHKPQKAADGSIIPNDYCDFCLGDQDSNRKTGQAEELVSCSDCGRSGHPTCLQFTDNMMTAVRTYQWQCIECKSCSLCGTSENDDQLLFCDDCDRGYHMYCLKPPMHQPPEGSWSCHVCLDLLKDKASAYGEA is encoded by the exons GCTCGGTGACCAGTTCTATAGGGAGGCCATTGAACACTGTCGCAGCTACAATGCCCGACTGTGTGCCGAGCGCAGTGTGCGCATGCCCTTCCTGGACTCGCAAACGGGCGTTGCACAGAACAACTGCTACATCTGGATGGAGAAGCGCCACCGCCAGCCAG GCCAAGCAGCGGGACAGATGTATACCTACCCCGCTCGATGCTGGAGAAAGAAGAGGCGACTCCACCCTCCTCTGGATCCCCAGCTCCGCCTGTGTGAGCTTCGACTAG AAGCTGAGCTTGCCCCAAAGCGGGAGGTGCCCCCGGGGGAGGCCACAGCCTTGGAGGCCCTCCTCAGGGGGGACAGCCTGCTGGAGAAAAAGAACAGCATCtgtaaggaggaggagacgttgcTGGAAATACAG AGAGTACTGGATGCGGACGAGAATGGGGACGGTTTCAATGATGAGGACGACTTCGAACTGGACACTCcaaagagaaagaacagaaacagaGGCAAA aaCAGATCAAGTCGCAGGAGAACAGATCCCGTCAACACCGACGACCAGGACAAACCTTTCGTCTGTGACA AtagacacaaacaaaagcatAACTCAAAAAAGGCTGAAGAAG TCTGTGGGAAGCGCTACAAGAACCGGCCCGGCCTGAGCTACCACTACACCCACACTCAcctggcagaggaggagggcgaggaggagaaagaaccaGAGATGAGCCCATCTCCTCCACGGAACGCAGACAACCACAAAC CTCAGAAGGCCGCAGACGGTTCCATCATCCCAAACGACTACTGCGACTTCTGCCTGGGAGACCAGGACTCCAACAGAAAGACGGGCCAGGCCGAGGAGCTGGTGTCCTGCTCTGACTGTGGACGCTCCG GTCACCCAACGTGCCTGCAGTTCACCGACAACATGATGACGGCGGTGAGGACGTACCAGTGGCAGTGCATCGAGTGCAAGTCGTGCAGCCTCTGTGGAACCTCAGAGAACGAT GACCAGCTGCTGTTCTGCGATGACTGCGACAGAGGATACCACATGTACTGCCTGAAGCCTCCGATGCATCAGCCTCCGGAAG ggAGCTGGAGCTGTCACGTGTGTCTGGACCTGTTAAAGGACAAGGCCTCAGCCTATGGAGAAGCATAA
- the dpf3 gene encoding zinc finger protein DPF3 isoform X2 — protein sequence MATVIQNPLKSLGDQFYREAIEHCRSYNARLCAERSVRMPFLDSQTGVAQNNCYIWMEKRHRQPGQAAGQMYTYPARCWRKKRRLHPPLDPQLRLCELRLEAELAPKREVPPGEATALEALLRGDSLLEKKNSICKEEETLLEIQRVLDADENGDGFNDEDDFELDTPKRKNRNRGKNRSSRRRTDPVNTDDQDKPFVCDICGKRYKNRPGLSYHYTHTHLAEEEGEEEKEPEMSPSPPRNADNHKPQKAADGSIIPNDYCDFCLGDQDSNRKTGQAEELVSCSDCGRSGHPTCLQFTDNMMTAVRTYQWQCIECKSCSLCGTSENDDQLLFCDDCDRGYHMYCLKPPMHQPPEGSWSCHVCLDLLKDKASAYGEA from the exons GCTCGGTGACCAGTTCTATAGGGAGGCCATTGAACACTGTCGCAGCTACAATGCCCGACTGTGTGCCGAGCGCAGTGTGCGCATGCCCTTCCTGGACTCGCAAACGGGCGTTGCACAGAACAACTGCTACATCTGGATGGAGAAGCGCCACCGCCAGCCAG GCCAAGCAGCGGGACAGATGTATACCTACCCCGCTCGATGCTGGAGAAAGAAGAGGCGACTCCACCCTCCTCTGGATCCCCAGCTCCGCCTGTGTGAGCTTCGACTAG AAGCTGAGCTTGCCCCAAAGCGGGAGGTGCCCCCGGGGGAGGCCACAGCCTTGGAGGCCCTCCTCAGGGGGGACAGCCTGCTGGAGAAAAAGAACAGCATCtgtaaggaggaggagacgttgcTGGAAATACAG AGAGTACTGGATGCGGACGAGAATGGGGACGGTTTCAATGATGAGGACGACTTCGAACTGGACACTCcaaagagaaagaacagaaacagaGGCAAA aaCAGATCAAGTCGCAGGAGAACAGATCCCGTCAACACCGACGACCAGGACAAACCTTTCGTCTGTGACA TCTGTGGGAAGCGCTACAAGAACCGGCCCGGCCTGAGCTACCACTACACCCACACTCAcctggcagaggaggagggcgaggaggagaaagaaccaGAGATGAGCCCATCTCCTCCACGGAACGCAGACAACCACAAAC CTCAGAAGGCCGCAGACGGTTCCATCATCCCAAACGACTACTGCGACTTCTGCCTGGGAGACCAGGACTCCAACAGAAAGACGGGCCAGGCCGAGGAGCTGGTGTCCTGCTCTGACTGTGGACGCTCCG GTCACCCAACGTGCCTGCAGTTCACCGACAACATGATGACGGCGGTGAGGACGTACCAGTGGCAGTGCATCGAGTGCAAGTCGTGCAGCCTCTGTGGAACCTCAGAGAACGAT GACCAGCTGCTGTTCTGCGATGACTGCGACAGAGGATACCACATGTACTGCCTGAAGCCTCCGATGCATCAGCCTCCGGAAG ggAGCTGGAGCTGTCACGTGTGTCTGGACCTGTTAAAGGACAAGGCCTCAGCCTATGGAGAAGCATAA
- the dpf3 gene encoding zinc finger protein DPF3 isoform X4, translated as MATVIQNPLKSLGDQFYREAIEHCRSYNARLCAERSVRMPFLDSQTGVAQNNCYIWMEKRHRQPGQAAGQMYTYPARCWRKKRRLHPPLDPQLRLCELRLEAELAPKREVPPGEATALEALLRGDSLLEKKNSICKEEETLLEIQRVLDADENGDGFNDEDDFELDTPKRKNRNRGKNRSSRRRTDPVNTDDQDKPFVCDICGKRYKNRPGLSYHYTHTHLAEEEGEEEKEPEMSPSPPRNADNHKPQKAADGSIIPNDYCDFCLGDQDSNRKTGQAEELVSCSDCGRSAGRGGAKKDGRKMSALEELFGTASDSEASTFHGFEETELEDILLSEDDDDDEDAVADS; from the exons GCTCGGTGACCAGTTCTATAGGGAGGCCATTGAACACTGTCGCAGCTACAATGCCCGACTGTGTGCCGAGCGCAGTGTGCGCATGCCCTTCCTGGACTCGCAAACGGGCGTTGCACAGAACAACTGCTACATCTGGATGGAGAAGCGCCACCGCCAGCCAG GCCAAGCAGCGGGACAGATGTATACCTACCCCGCTCGATGCTGGAGAAAGAAGAGGCGACTCCACCCTCCTCTGGATCCCCAGCTCCGCCTGTGTGAGCTTCGACTAG AAGCTGAGCTTGCCCCAAAGCGGGAGGTGCCCCCGGGGGAGGCCACAGCCTTGGAGGCCCTCCTCAGGGGGGACAGCCTGCTGGAGAAAAAGAACAGCATCtgtaaggaggaggagacgttgcTGGAAATACAG AGAGTACTGGATGCGGACGAGAATGGGGACGGTTTCAATGATGAGGACGACTTCGAACTGGACACTCcaaagagaaagaacagaaacagaGGCAAA aaCAGATCAAGTCGCAGGAGAACAGATCCCGTCAACACCGACGACCAGGACAAACCTTTCGTCTGTGACA TCTGTGGGAAGCGCTACAAGAACCGGCCCGGCCTGAGCTACCACTACACCCACACTCAcctggcagaggaggagggcgaggaggagaaagaaccaGAGATGAGCCCATCTCCTCCACGGAACGCAGACAACCACAAAC CTCAGAAGGCCGCAGACGGTTCCATCATCCCAAACGACTACTGCGACTTCTGCCTGGGAGACCAGGACTCCAACAGAAAGACGGGCCAGGCCGAGGAGCTGGTGTCCTGCTCTGACTGTGGACGCTCCG ctggaagaggaggagcgaaGAAGGACGGGAGGAAGATGAGTGCTCTCGAAGAATTGTTCGGCACGGCGTCAGACAGCGAGGCCTCCACTTTTCATGGCTTTGAAGAAACAGAGCTGGAAGACATTTTGTTAtcagaagatgatgatgatgatgaagatgctgTGGCTGACAGCTGA